The DNA region GTAATCTTGTGAGACAACGATCCGCGCAGCCACAAGTGAGTAATATTCTTTTAGATGACCCTTTTCATTCTACAGATATATATAGTCCAGAATATACAAATCGTTTTAATACGGGGATTACAGAAACTAGATCGCTACGTGAAGGTCTACAAGCGCGCAATCCTCGCGCTCCCATAATTGAAGAACCTGTTTTAGCGCAAGAAAGAACGAATATGGGGTTGCGTTTAGCGATACTACCTCAGAATGCTCGAATCGAGACGGATGATAATGAGGGTATCATTAACCTGGAAGGTATGAATGAAGAAGAGCGCACAAGAGCTCTGACGGTAAACTCTGCTAGAGATCTTAGTGCAGAGCGCAGAGAAAGAATTGCAGCAGCGCAAAGATCTCTTTCTGTTCACCGAAGCCGCTCTAGCGCAAACGCTACACCATCACGTGCAGGTTGGGTGCGTCGTTTAGACCAAGTACTACGTGGACAGTTTCGATTCTAATCGAATTTAATAATATACCCCCACATGTGTGGGGGTATATTATTTTTATTGATTGCGGGGTTTAAGCTGTTTTTGTAATCACCTTATCAACGAGTCCGTAGGCAACAGCTTCTTTGGCTTCCATGAAGTTATCGCGTTCGGTGTCTTGTTCGATTTTTTTCATTGGTTGGCCGGTATGTTTTACGAGAATCTTATTAAGTTGATCGCGCGTTTTTAAAATACGTTCTGCATGAATCTTGATATCAGATGCTTGGCCTTGTGCGCCACCGAGTACTTGGTGAATCATGACTTCTGCATTTGGAAGCGCGAAGCGCTTGCCTTTAGCACCTCCTGCAAGAAGGACAGCCCCCATTGATGCAGCCATACCGATACAAATAGTTTGCACGTCTGGTTTTACATGTTGCATGGCGTCGTAAATTGCGAGACCTGCTGTTACTGAGCCACCAGGGGAGT from Candidatus Nomurabacteria bacterium includes:
- the clpP gene encoding ATP-dependent Clp endopeptidase proteolytic subunit ClpP, with product MIPTVIEKTHAGERAYDIYSRLLKDRIIFLGTGIDDDVANAVVAQLLFLESQDSEKDIKIYINSPGGSVTAGLAIYDAMQHVKPDVQTICIGMAASMGAVLLAGGAKGKRFALPNAEVMIHQVLGGAQGQASDIKIHAERILKTRDQLNKILVKHTGQPMKKIEQDTERDNFMEAKEAVAYGLVDKVITKTA